In the genome of Pelagibacterium nitratireducens, one region contains:
- a CDS encoding flagellin has translation MSDVTLSKAVRSNLLHLQNTAKMMDSTQERLATGKKVNSALDNPTNFFTAASLNGRAADIGTLLDAMSNGIRTIEAADNGLSAITKQIESMQSTLRQARQDNSFKTESYTLNMAAAPVGTEVLNFAGGALPDGTDFDVDLTASRSELAAGAYTPAGVDLSGAGDAVGFDIAVHGGDPVAISVTNADITSPGAVADPTAVTADELAAIINAKLDNAGIAATATVDGGDLVLTTDAFAGSSSAGIEISNFAETATAGTTGIANGTGTSIGTRARTVDDMVTAINANADLDGFVRASNDNGKLRIENQSTSPLTLTGLTNGEMTGGIGESEIEGNDVRSSLARQFNDLRTELDRLSEDASFNGVNLLRGDQLKIVFNESGTSTIEIQAKNAKGEARAINVANLGLLELSPEDLDLNDDIDAQLANLQNALNEVRAQASDLGSTLSVVQNREDFTKRMINTLETGAANLTLADTNEEGANLLALQTRQQLSQTALSLASQADQAVLRLFG, from the coding sequence ATGTCTGATGTGACGCTATCGAAGGCGGTACGTTCCAACCTTCTGCACCTTCAAAACACAGCCAAGATGATGGACTCCACCCAGGAGCGTCTGGCAACGGGCAAGAAGGTCAATTCGGCCCTGGATAACCCGACAAACTTCTTCACTGCAGCATCGCTGAACGGGCGCGCTGCCGACATTGGCACCCTGCTCGACGCCATGAGCAACGGCATCCGCACCATCGAGGCAGCCGACAACGGTCTGTCGGCGATCACCAAGCAGATAGAGTCGATGCAATCGACATTGCGTCAGGCCCGGCAGGACAATTCGTTCAAGACCGAAAGCTACACGCTCAACATGGCGGCCGCGCCCGTCGGCACCGAAGTGCTCAATTTTGCCGGGGGCGCCCTGCCCGATGGGACCGATTTCGACGTCGACCTGACCGCATCGCGCTCCGAACTCGCCGCCGGCGCCTACACCCCGGCCGGGGTCGATCTTTCCGGTGCGGGCGATGCGGTCGGATTCGATATTGCCGTGCATGGCGGCGACCCGGTCGCCATTTCCGTCACCAACGCCGATATCACCTCGCCCGGCGCCGTCGCCGATCCCACGGCTGTGACCGCCGACGAACTTGCGGCCATCATCAACGCCAAGCTCGACAACGCCGGCATCGCCGCCACCGCGACTGTTGATGGCGGCGATCTGGTGCTCACAACCGACGCCTTCGCCGGCAGCAGCAGCGCCGGTATCGAGATTTCCAACTTTGCCGAAACCGCCACCGCGGGCACCACGGGTATCGCCAACGGAACAGGCACATCGATCGGCACCCGCGCCCGCACCGTCGACGACATGGTGACCGCCATCAATGCCAACGCCGATCTGGACGGGTTCGTGCGCGCATCCAATGACAACGGCAAACTGCGCATCGAGAACCAGTCGACCAGCCCGCTCACCCTGACCGGGCTCACCAATGGCGAAATGACCGGCGGGATCGGCGAGTCCGAAATCGAGGGCAACGACGTGCGCTCCAGCCTTGCCCGTCAGTTCAACGATCTGCGCACCGAACTCGACCGGCTCTCGGAAGACGCCTCGTTCAACGGCGTCAACCTCCTGCGCGGCGACCAGCTCAAGATCGTCTTCAACGAATCGGGCACTTCAACCATCGAAATTCAGGCAAAAAATGCCAAGGGAGAGGCCCGCGCCATCAACGTGGCCAATCTGGGCCTGCTCGAGCTCAGCCCCGAAGATCTCGACCTCAACGATGATATCGATGCCCAGCTTGCCAACCTGCAGAACGCGCTCAACGAGGTGCGCGCCCAGGCATCCGATCTCGGTTCGACCCTTTCGGTGGTCCAGAACCGCGAGGATTTCACCAAGCGCATGATCAATACGCTGGAAACCGGAGCGGCCAATCTCACCCTCGCCGATACCAACGAGGAAGGCGCCAACCTTCTGGCGCTGCAGACCCGCCAGCAGCTCTCCCAGACCGCGCTCAGCCTTGCCAGCCAGGCCGATCAGGCGGTTCTGCGCCTGTTCGGCTAA
- a CDS encoding flagellin — protein sequence MSDVTLSSAVRTNLLSLQNTADMMSTTQNRLATGKKVNSALDNPTNFFTSSGLNSRAGDMNALLDGMANGIQTLEAADNGLTAITKTLESMQSTLRQARQDKSFETASYTIADDASFAAGETIDFSGGAVGDTAVEVNLTKGAAGSQTGAGTFAAMQFDEGGDSLSFDVAVDGGTATSISIAQADVQAVGNGDDTIDDVDEFAAVVQAKLDAAGLEATASNDGGNLAITSNSVGTDSSIAVTNLAVANGGTNDIATTDSGLDTLTTVAGAVDGGETKTVDELVSEINNNATLNGAIRASNDNGKLRIENQSTQDLSVDGVSADGAIDGTSSDANTIEGNTVRAGLADQFNELRDQLDKIADDASFNGINLLRGDNLQITFNETGTSEINIQTEGGETINSGNLGVPTTLEASDLDSDTNIDNVLADVKTAINEVRAQSSSFGSNLSVVENRQNFTKNMINTLETGASNLTLADANEEAANLLALQTRQQLSSTALSMASQADQAVLRLF from the coding sequence ATGTCTGACGTAACGCTTTCGAGCGCCGTACGCACCAACCTGCTCTCCCTCCAGAACACCGCTGACATGATGTCGACGACCCAGAACCGTCTGGCGACCGGCAAGAAGGTCAACTCGGCTCTGGACAACCCCACCAACTTCTTCACTTCTTCCGGTTTGAACTCTCGCGCCGGCGACATGAACGCCCTTCTGGACGGCATGGCCAACGGCATTCAGACCCTTGAAGCCGCCGATAACGGCCTTACCGCAATCACCAAAACCCTCGAGTCGATGCAGTCGACCCTGCGTCAGGCCCGTCAGGACAAGTCTTTTGAGACCGCGTCCTACACGATTGCTGACGATGCATCTTTCGCTGCCGGCGAAACGATCGACTTCTCGGGCGGCGCCGTTGGCGATACTGCGGTCGAAGTCAATCTGACCAAGGGTGCGGCAGGCTCGCAGACCGGTGCAGGTACTTTTGCGGCCATGCAATTTGACGAAGGCGGCGACTCGCTGAGCTTTGACGTAGCGGTCGACGGCGGCACTGCAACCAGCATCAGCATTGCACAGGCCGATGTCCAAGCCGTTGGCAATGGCGATGACACCATCGACGACGTCGATGAATTCGCCGCGGTGGTTCAGGCCAAACTTGACGCAGCCGGCCTCGAAGCAACAGCTTCTAACGACGGTGGCAACCTCGCCATCACGTCCAATTCGGTTGGCACCGATTCTTCGATCGCCGTCACCAACCTGGCTGTTGCCAACGGCGGTACGAACGATATCGCAACAACCGACAGTGGTCTCGACACGCTGACGACCGTTGCCGGTGCTGTGGACGGCGGCGAGACCAAGACCGTTGATGAACTCGTTTCCGAGATCAACAACAACGCCACCCTCAATGGCGCCATTCGCGCATCGAATGACAACGGCAAGCTGCGTATCGAAAACCAGTCGACCCAGGATCTGAGCGTCGATGGTGTCTCGGCAGACGGTGCCATTGACGGCACGTCTTCGGACGCCAACACCATCGAAGGCAACACTGTCCGCGCCGGCCTGGCCGACCAGTTCAACGAACTGCGCGATCAGCTCGACAAGATTGCAGACGATGCTTCGTTCAACGGTATCAACCTGCTGCGTGGCGACAATCTGCAGATCACCTTCAACGAGACCGGCACGTCGGAAATCAACATTCAGACCGAAGGTGGCGAGACCATCAACTCGGGCAATCTGGGTGTTCCGACCACGCTCGAAGCCTCTGACCTCGACAGCGACACCAACATCGACAACGTTCTGGCCGATGTGAAGACCGCGATCAACGAAGTTCGCGCTCAGTCCTCGTCCTTTGGTTCGAACCTGTCGGTCGTCGAAAACCGTCAGAACTTCACCAAGAACATGATCAATACGCTCGAAACCGGCGCGTCCAACCTCACCCTGGCCGATGCCAATGAGGAAGCCGCCAACCTTCTGGCCCTGCAGACCCGCCAGCAGCTGTCCTCGACCGCTCTGTCGATGGCTTCGCAGGCCGATCAGGCCGTGCTGCGTCTGTTCTAA
- the flgK gene encoding flagellar hook-associated protein FlgK translates to MGLSSTLSNALGGMNAGQRGIDVVSRNIANQGTPGYHRQSIVIEETAYGTSAQVRASTLSRAFNEALEKQHLVAVSSASYHDVRTSFLDRMQMHLGKPGDANSLDTLYGGLENALQALVTNPNDVTTRAGVLNAAQQIVGQLNTLTGAVQEMRVEAEQQISNSVSELNRQLTALADVNVRILDISQDQQARLSLMDERDRLVASISELVDVRATYRTDGTVALMTESGVGILDVEASQFGFRSGGGLNSSSLFDPDPAKNGVGELTLRTPSGLQIDLAGQQLLSSGRIAGLLELRDTTLVNMQDQLDEIAAGLAQAMNTVTTVAQPDELTPDLYELDLSGMQSGNSLALTYNDGTTDRSVRIVAMGDAANLPLATPNAKGERVIGVDISGGDPAAAIAAALAGELPGTAVIGDAGGVLSIDSPDMRAMSSQISVTGTQDGAGALNLFVDTRDQSFTNSLDGNGQKRGFAGRIAINTALISDPAQLVQYASGISLGDATRPEFLLDNLKSMEFVSDKMTALSDGGVRLSGKVTDLIGQMINHQGNVVSKAQSESSAVSYTLQSITTRMSAEYGVNVDEEMARLMQLQNAYSASARVVSTVQELIDALLAM, encoded by the coding sequence ATGGGATTGAGTTCGACGCTATCGAATGCACTGGGCGGCATGAATGCCGGCCAGCGGGGCATCGATGTCGTTTCGCGCAACATCGCCAATCAGGGAACGCCGGGCTATCACCGGCAGTCCATCGTCATCGAGGAAACCGCCTATGGGACGAGCGCGCAGGTTCGCGCCTCGACCCTGTCGCGGGCGTTCAACGAAGCGCTGGAAAAGCAGCATCTGGTGGCCGTTTCATCGGCGAGCTATCACGATGTGCGCACAAGCTTTCTCGACCGGATGCAGATGCATCTGGGCAAGCCGGGCGATGCCAATTCGCTCGATACGCTCTATGGCGGACTGGAAAACGCGCTGCAGGCGCTGGTGACCAACCCCAATGACGTAACGACACGGGCCGGCGTGCTCAACGCCGCTCAGCAGATCGTTGGGCAGCTCAACACCCTGACCGGCGCGGTCCAGGAGATGCGGGTCGAGGCCGAGCAGCAGATTTCCAACAGCGTGTCCGAGCTCAACCGGCAGCTTACGGCGCTGGCCGATGTCAATGTGCGCATTCTCGACATCTCCCAGGATCAGCAGGCGCGGCTTTCGCTGATGGACGAGCGCGACCGCCTGGTCGCCTCGATTTCCGAGCTGGTCGACGTGCGGGCCACATACCGGACCGACGGCACCGTGGCGCTGATGACCGAAAGCGGGGTGGGCATTCTCGACGTCGAGGCCTCCCAGTTCGGGTTCCGCTCGGGGGGCGGGCTCAATTCAAGCTCGCTGTTCGATCCCGACCCGGCCAAGAACGGGGTAGGGGAATTGACCCTGCGCACCCCTTCGGGGCTGCAGATCGACCTGGCCGGGCAGCAATTGCTCTCTTCTGGGCGCATCGCGGGACTTCTGGAGCTGCGCGACACGACGCTGGTCAACATGCAGGACCAGCTCGACGAGATTGCCGCGGGCCTGGCCCAGGCGATGAACACTGTCACCACGGTGGCACAGCCTGACGAACTGACGCCCGATCTCTACGAACTCGATCTTTCCGGCATGCAATCGGGCAATTCGCTTGCCCTGACCTATAATGACGGCACGACCGACCGCTCCGTTCGGATCGTGGCGATGGGCGATGCGGCCAATCTGCCGCTCGCTACGCCCAACGCCAAGGGCGAGCGGGTTATCGGGGTCGATATCTCGGGCGGTGATCCGGCTGCGGCGATCGCCGCGGCGCTGGCGGGCGAATTGCCGGGAACGGCGGTCATCGGCGATGCCGGCGGCGTTCTGTCCATCGACAGCCCCGACATGCGCGCCATGTCATCCCAGATCAGCGTGACCGGAACGCAGGACGGTGCGGGCGCGCTCAATCTCTTCGTCGATACCCGCGACCAGTCGTTTACCAATTCGCTCGATGGCAATGGCCAGAAGCGCGGGTTTGCCGGGCGAATTGCGATCAACACGGCGCTGATCTCCGATCCGGCCCAGCTTGTGCAGTATGCGAGCGGGATATCGCTGGGGGACGCGACACGGCCGGAATTCCTGCTCGACAATCTCAAATCGATGGAATTTGTCTCCGACAAGATGACCGCGCTTTCCGATGGCGGGGTGCGGCTTTCGGGCAAGGTCACCGATCTCATCGGCCAGATGATCAATCATCAGGGCAATGTGGTTTCCAAGGCCCAGTCGGAAAGTTCGGCTGTCAGCTATACGTTGCAATCGATCACCACGCGCATGAGCGCCGAGTATGGCGTGAACGTGGATGAAGAGATGGCGCGGCTGATGCAACTCCAGAACGCCTATTCGGCAAGCGCACGCGTGGTTTCGACGGTTCAGGAACTGATCGACGCCCTGCTGGCCATGTGA
- the flaF gene encoding flagellar biosynthesis regulator FlaF, giving the protein MQHQGALAYQRTAQQTASPRDLEANLLARLASRLQNIRDTWPEHYDQLEETLNKNRKVWSIFVQAVTRDDSPLPQPIRQNIANLGIFVMGQTYELLAGADPAKLDALININRQISAGLRSKG; this is encoded by the coding sequence ATGCAACATCAGGGGGCACTCGCGTATCAAAGGACCGCGCAACAAACGGCGAGTCCCAGAGATCTTGAGGCCAACCTTCTGGCCCGTCTTGCTTCCCGTTTGCAGAACATCCGCGACACCTGGCCTGAGCATTACGACCAGCTCGAAGAAACCCTCAACAAGAACCGCAAGGTCTGGTCCATCTTCGTTCAGGCCGTGACCAGGGACGACAGCCCCCTCCCCCAACCCATCCGCCAGAACATCGCCAATCTCGGCATCTTCGTCATGGGCCAGACCTATGAGCTGCTCGCTGGCGCCGACCCCGCCAAGCTCGACGCGCTCATCAACATCAATCGCCAGATTTCAGCCGGCCTGCGCAGCAAAGGCTGA
- the flbT gene encoding flagellar biosynthesis repressor FlbT — protein sequence MALKVELKPGEKLIVGSCVITNSDQRTRLFIEGKAPILREKDILSAATADTPGKAIYLAIQIMYVEGNVDKLTKSYFELINEMVRAAPSTLPYVDAINNEILTGDLYKALRAAKKLIEYEGELLGNATSGGTRVSKDRATNGESQRS from the coding sequence ATGGCGCTGAAGGTCGAGCTCAAACCCGGCGAAAAACTGATCGTTGGAAGCTGCGTAATCACCAATTCCGACCAGCGCACCCGCCTGTTCATCGAGGGTAAGGCGCCCATTCTGCGCGAAAAGGACATTCTGTCCGCAGCGACCGCCGATACACCCGGCAAGGCAATCTATCTCGCCATCCAGATCATGTATGTGGAAGGAAATGTCGACAAGCTCACCAAGAGCTATTTCGAACTCATCAATGAAATGGTCCGCGCCGCGCCGTCCACTTTGCCTTATGTCGACGCTATAAATAATGAGATATTAACCGGCGATCTCTACAAAGCTCTCAGGGCTGCAAAAAAGCTTATCGAATACGAAGGGGAGTTGCTGGGCAATGCAACATCAGGGGGCACTCGCGTATCAAAGGACCGCGCAACAAACGGCGAGTCCCAGAGATCTTGA